In one Solanum lycopersicum chromosome 11, SLM_r2.1 genomic region, the following are encoded:
- the LOC101254861 gene encoding uncharacterized protein, whose amino-acid sequence MGSKRKSKSSNHFKKRNLGCDDSGIFQHLISVLQTPQGVKLPVLKSLYCLLVYFSLNSLESPTYKLDFDDLDMDVDHNGFKASSKDIETLSGILFEEMYERFDHLFSAPRDTSVNDQRQGILQKNMSKDAETFYLLLRCCMVTLTLLVSQHNLLLEKGKILLVLLRKLCSINTFAAGNRTKITFQKSVSHAVTSEDNDCRTTSTEDIVASLHLVEPSDPHTSFLCATFEVFVDELLVHGQLRQYFKLIDSLASSDEVLFTPQSGQGDIGIVMEVLSRYFLLSWSNELRSGDHLNRLLLVNNEYFKSSLKAHELSLSAAISLLLNPIILSAPKLMQAQLISMIHEATFLLVDIQNLKTNHRPLKFFLSLFEKSVALYMKHLSVLQNACQSSSVSHSSTTGVEGKGIHPLFELCILARTRNEINNLVLKFEDSSQPHFLKLFFEMKSDLISSCVNYVKESRYLLENSCQDEIMSTLSCLILRASDSFEENAIVDASLEDICLLVSTLKLMSSSLLQLVWCLRCNLNSASSKTLKDFSSCGEYNSILGIIDCFRELSIYGSVQNLSRQMMEIDSEKHKVSKMMFLHFSGMLSFSFFKRLDCLAKGCLFAVIALLNLFIFEEGNLDIFQSLVDPTPDSFSYGLSAVRIQEAVVDKRSSLVVASKFQKARTLCSSSRRKGYSSAISSSEVYNKEDVVAMEEEMEETTNGKIFLKCRSEAGQVPDFDDLADFIECKQGKDYPLWLKHRQEYRKLKCNKIALLRWKRKKKSWKVMKRNKP is encoded by the exons ATGGGTTCTAAGAGAAAATCCAAGAGCTCAAACCATTTCAAAAAACGAAACCTAGGTTGTGATGATTCTGGCATTTTCCAGCATCTTATCTCAGTCCTTCAAACTCCACAG GGTGTGAAGTTACCTGTGTTGAAAAGTTTGTATTGTCTGCTTGTCTATTTCTCCTTGAACTCATTAGAAAGTCCAACATATAAACTTGATTTTGATGATTTGGACATGGATGTTGATCACAATGGGTTTAAAGCATCATCAAAGGATATAGAGACCCTCTCTGGCATATTATTTGAAGAAATGTATGAGCGGTTTGACCATTTATTCTCTGCTCCCCGTGATACTTCTGTGAATGATCAGAGACAAGGTATTTTACAGAAGAATATGTCCAAAGATGCTGAAACTTTTTATTTGCTGCTGAGGTGTTGTATGGTAACCTTGACCTTGCTTGTGTCCCAACATAATCTTCTTTTAGAAAAAGGGAAGATCCTTTTGGTGTTGCTCCGAAAGTTATGTTCAATAAACACATTTGCAGCAGGAAATAGGACaaaaattacttttcaaaaatcagTTTCTCATGCAGTCACATCTGAGGATAATGATTGTAGAACAACCTCCACAGAGGACATTGTTGCATCCCTCCATCTTGTTGAGCCATCTGATCCTCACACTTCTTTCTTGTGTGCAACATTTGAG GTTTTTGTGGATGAGCTTCTGGTACATGGACAATTGAGACAGTATTTTAAGCTTATTGATTCTCTAGCTTCTTCTGATGAAGTTTTATTTACGCCTCAATCTGGTCAGGGTGATATAGGAATAGTAATGGAAGTTTTGTCTAGGTACTTCTTATTATCATGGTCTAATGAGCTTAGGTCTGGAGATCATCTTAACAGATTATTATTGGTAAACAATGAATATTTCAAATCTTCATTAAAAGCTCATGAGTTGAGTCTGTCTGCGGCCATATCTCTGCTTCTCAACCCGATCATTCTTTCTGCCCCAAAACTAATGCAAGCACAATTGATTTCAATGATTCACGAGGCCACCTTTCTGCTAGTAGATATTCAAAACCTTAAGACAAATCATAGACCTCTCAAATTCTTCCTCTCACTGTTTGAAAAATCCGTAGCTTTGTACATGAAGCACTTGTCCGTGTTGCAAAATGCCTGTCAGTCTTCATCTGTTAGTCATTCTTCTACAACAGGTGTAGAAGGGAAGGGTATTCATCCCCTTTTTGAATTGTGTATATTAGCAAGGACAAGAAATGAGATCAATAATTTAGTTTTGAAGTTTGAGGATTCATCACAACCTCACtttcttaaacttttttttgaaatgaaatctGACCTGATAAGTTCCTGTGTTAACTATGTAAAAGAGAGTCGCTATCTTCTAGAGAACTCCTGCCAGGATGAGATTATGTCCACCTTAAGTTGCCTAATTTTAAGAGCTTCGGACAGTTTCGAAGAGAACGCAATAGTGGATGCAAGTCTGGAAGATATTTGCCTTCTGGTTTCTACACTGAAGCTAATGAGCTCTTCCTTGTTACAACTGGTCTGGTGCCTCAGATGCAACTTGAATTCTGCTTCTTCAAAAACCTTGAAAGATTTTTCATCCTGTGGGGAATACAATTCTATCTTGGGAATAATTGACTGTTTTAGAGAGCTCAGCATATACGGTTCAGTCCAAAATTTATCACGCCAAATGATGGAAATAGACTCTGAGAAGCATAAAGTTTCCAAGATgatgtttcttcatttttcaggAATGCTTTCATTCAGTTTCTTTAAGAGGCTTGATTGTTTAGCAAAAGGCTGCTTGTTTGCTGTTATAGCTCTGCTGAATTTATTCATCTTTGAAGAAGGTAATTTGGATATATTCCAGTCACTAGTTGATCCAACTCCAGACTCCTTTTCATATGGATTATCGGCTGTTAGAATCCAGGAG GCTGTAGTGGACAAGAGATCTAGTCTTGTGGTTGCATCAAAGTTTCAGAAGGCAAGGACTCTGTGTTCAAGTTCCAG AAGGAAGGGATATAGCTCAGCAATAAGCAGTTCTGAGGTTTATAACAAAGAAGATGTGGTAGCAATGGAAGAGGAGATGGAGGAAACTACCAATGGGAAAATATTTCTCAAGTGCAGATCAGAAGCTGGACAAGTCCCTGATTTTGATGACTTAGCTGATTTTATCGAGTGCAAGCAAGGAAAGGACTACCCTTTGTGGCTAAAGCATCGCCAAGAATATCGAAAGTTGAAATGTAACAAGATAGCACTGTTAAGgtggaaaaggaaaaagaaatctTGGAAAGTCATGAAAAGGAATAAACCTTGA